Proteins co-encoded in one Actinomycetes bacterium genomic window:
- a CDS encoding LysR family transcriptional regulator: protein MDRKQLRALLAVSEHKSFSAAAKALGTVQSNVSAHISRLESDLGVTLIDRATTEPTPEGLAALERARRIEGEFNALDSDLAYLRDVVVGAVSLGVIGTTARWLVAPLLQRLWDKYPEVRVVVLDAPSSALLLGTTSGTVDLAVINLPVEHPDVDVQPLFTEDRVVIAPEGHPLHDREEVTLTDLAEHELLLEAPGTAFRDVLDRAATEAGVELRARAEFDGMRLLASLAFGGFGAGVVPASATSMGLANVGLQGPWRAIPITGVPRRSVGMIRRRRGLPSAAARVVAETIGEVILEEHAKVPGIDPDE, encoded by the coding sequence ATGGATCGTAAGCAGCTCCGAGCCCTGCTCGCCGTGTCCGAGCACAAGTCCTTCTCTGCTGCCGCCAAGGCGCTCGGAACCGTGCAATCCAACGTGTCCGCCCACATCAGCCGCCTCGAGTCCGATCTCGGCGTGACACTCATCGACCGGGCGACGACCGAGCCCACACCGGAGGGCCTCGCTGCACTCGAACGGGCCCGGCGGATCGAAGGCGAGTTCAACGCGCTCGACTCCGACCTCGCCTACCTGCGCGACGTGGTGGTCGGTGCTGTGAGCCTGGGTGTGATCGGCACCACCGCCCGCTGGCTGGTCGCCCCCCTGCTGCAACGACTGTGGGACAAGTACCCCGAGGTCCGCGTGGTCGTGCTGGATGCGCCTTCGAGTGCGCTCCTGCTCGGCACCACGAGCGGCACCGTGGACCTAGCCGTGATCAACCTCCCGGTCGAACACCCCGATGTGGACGTGCAGCCGCTGTTCACCGAGGACCGCGTGGTCATAGCCCCCGAGGGCCATCCACTGCACGACCGCGAGGAGGTCACGCTCACCGACCTCGCCGAGCACGAGCTGCTGCTCGAAGCTCCCGGCACCGCATTCCGCGATGTGCTCGACAGGGCGGCCACCGAGGCCGGCGTGGAGCTCCGGGCCCGTGCCGAGTTCGACGGCATGCGGCTGTTGGCCTCGCTCGCCTTCGGAGGCTTCGGCGCGGGGGTGGTGCCGGCATCCGCCACGAGCATGGGCCTCGCCAACGTAGGCCTGCAGGGACCGTGGCGCGCAATCCCGATCACAGGCGTGCCCCGCCGGTCGGTAGGCATGATCCGCCGACGCAGGGGCCTGCCATCGGCCGCAGCGAGGGTTGTGGCGGAGACGATCGGCGAGGTGATCCTCGAGGAACACGCAAAGGTGCCGGGCATCGATCCCGACGAGTGA